Part of the Quercus robur chromosome 5, dhQueRobu3.1, whole genome shotgun sequence genome, CCCAAAGTACAGACTCTAAAAGGAACTCAAACCACAAACTAAAAAGAAAGACCACAGAAACTAAAAGAGACTGGCGATAGGCTTGCAGTGCTAGGGACCGGCGACTGTGGTGGTGCGATGACGGGGGTGCCAGCATTGACGAGGAAGACAGCGACGACTAGACATGGAGGTGGTCGACGTCCTCAGCGGCGATGATGGCGTAGCTCGGCAAGTGTCTGTTGGGGCGGCGGCAGCTAAGTGCTAATCTGTGGGTTTCGACGGCTGGTGGGCTTGCATGGGTcacctttcctttttttttttttttttttttttttgggttttgtgatCAGAGGTAGGCACAAATGGTGGTCATCGGCTTAGGAGGCGCTACTGGCTTCTCTGTTGGCTTGGGGGTGAAAAACTCATGCGAGGCTTGCAGGAATATACAGATTGCAGGGATTGGTTTGGGCTTGTTCAAGATCTCATGGGACAAAAACTTGAGAGGTACTGTCATCTTTGGCTAGCTTGCTCTTTTAATGATTTTGCTTTCAAGTGGTTGTGTACAATTGTGTTGTATGGACTGGAAACCTGGCTCTAATACCAAAACTGACATAGGACAACCACACTATTTCAAAAGAACAAGTAAACCACAAAATAAACCCTAGCAATGATGGCGTAGCtaggcaccaaaaaaaaattgaaacacacgtttttatttttttatttttttttattttattctcaaaaCTGTGTTACAATAATCAGAAAAAGTTCttaaataactaataataaaaatgcataaagaaatcctaattattaaatgctCAGGCTTGTTTAGTCTCAAGCCCAATAACTAATAGGTTCCATCCATAAGACCACAAGTTAGACAGTCTTCTTTTTGCTCTTACTCCTATACGTGCGTGTAATTGGGAGCTTGTACCTCATGTCCGCACTAGATGTTGTAGTACATCTAAAATTGGTTGAACTGATTACTCACATAAATATTGaatcctaaaaaataattaattttttactatgTGGTCTGCTCAAAgttaaacaataatattaaaCATAATCAAAGGATTCAAGCCTTCCCTTTCAACACAGACATGGATGCTTTCAAGGGCAAATACACTCGCACTGTCACACACACACTAGACACGGCAAGAATGAAAACTAAATTTGAATACACAAACACACTTGACaaagcaaaaatgaaaattaaatttgctCACTTTTGTTGTTACTTGTTACGCAATGAACTATAAGTAGTCCTATTTATCTGTTTCTCTTAAAATACAttcaaaaaaaggaagaggtcaaaattgagttttggatgGCATATACAGAAATAATCATAAATTGAGAGGTGCAATGAGCGCAGTTGAGTCTTTTAGGGTCTTCCGCGCACGCCAATGGACAGCAGTTGCTGTTTCTGATGTTCCCATCTGTTAAAATGGTGAAAATAAAGAGAACTTATGAGTACATTCTAccaaaaatataagtttttaaagttccacttaaaaatttaaaaaaaaaaaaaaaaaagtttcattcaATAGGAACACAGTTGGGAAAAGAACTTAAACAAATAATATGCATCAACAAGCATTTGTCTTTTGTCTAGAGTACAAGCAGCACAAAGTACTGGTGAGGTGAGCTTTCATGGGCTGCACCTGCATGAATTTTCAATCAACAACAAACCTACCATGAAATCCCTTCCTTTTTTGGTCATGCTGGAcctttgattttggaaatgAAAATTGCAAAGGTCCAGATATAGGATGGTCATGTTAAACAAGGTGAGCCACAATTAATCCTCAGGGCTCATTGTATGGTAGGTCTTAGCTACTGgaaaaagttaaatagcataTCCCACcattcaaagaaagaaaagcaaagtTTACCTTAGCCTCCATTGAATAGTAATCTTGCCACAAGCTCACATTTTGGCCGTAAGTAGCAAGTGCAGATTCATATAACTTGCGGGCATTTACAATGCCATCTTTATCACCAACAGAAGAAAGATTTGATTCCAATTCAATGCAATTTTTGTATATAGCAATACCAGGATGCGGCAAAGCAAGAAATCTGTAATTGAAACATGATAGAAGTTTAGAAACCTGTAGTTAAGGCAACTGCCAAGTAATATTATTAAATCCATGCACCAAAGAATGtggaaattatgaaaaattcataaaataaatgttCAGTAGCTCAGAAACTAGCGACATACTGCTTATACATCTCTCTTGCATGCTGAACTCCATCcttttgaagaacaaaattaaCGATAGCAGAAGAGAGGGAAAAGCCATTTTCACTGCCACCATCTCTAGCTAATGAAGCAAGAGAAATCTCTACCAGCTTGTCAAAAAAACGCTTCTGATTTGCAAAGAACTTGAGGGCCTGCAATATGAGATAACGTCAAGAAAATCCCAAACACCTTTCAAAGAACATTATTTTAGTGTATATGTATAATACACAAATTGGACCCAATTcaactcaatttggtccaaCAAAAACATTTGGCACATGTTTTCAACTAGGAAGAAAGCTCCCAAGCCATTCATATTTAAGATATTCAcctgaaaaaaaattgaaaattcagaAGCTATTTTATGCATTGAGCTTTCCATTACTATTTAACCAAGTACGATATAAATGGGATTAAAGCTGTGTTCAATTGAAGTGTGCTCAgcattatatataatatgaaattaatCACAAAGAGTAGTTCAAAAGCATAGAACCACCAAGGAGAACAGGATCATAAGTAACTAAGATGGTGCAAACACCAGATTAATGTTGATTAATTCCATTGGTCTAGATTATGGGATTTGGGTTTAGTAGAATTTTAATTTCGTTTGAGGGTTTAAAGAGATTTTTTTGTGAACTCCAGATTATTATTTGCcccccacccttttttttttttccttcttgcaACTCTATGCTGCATCATAACTCATAAGAAGGTGGAGGCCTCATGAGAGTTCTGCTACATGAGTTTAGACAAGCCACTCTCTATAATCAGTTCAAGAATATTTATAATAGCTGACAATTGAGTGTAGATTGACAAAATCCTTAGTTGAGCATCCACAATCAAATTGCTGAAGATTAAATCACACGATAATACAAATGCTGTGACAGACAATCATAATAATCTGAACTGCAACGGTAGATAACAGAAAAGTATATGGGTAAATGACAACATACCATTAGCCACAAGCTTTCAGCTTTCGAGATGGACACTTTCGGCAGAATTTTTGTTAGAAGTTCAAAGATGGATTGTAGATCAGCTTTACTTGGAGAAGAAGAATCCTTCATAATGCATCTAATTTCTATTGAGACCCTTAATAGCCATAACTGTGCTGAATCTGATAGTTTTCCACTGCAAAGCTTTTCTGCCAGTTTCCTGGCTTCATCCAATTGTCCCAATtgcaaataaaatgaaatatgttGGCAAGCAAGGTCCTCTGTAATGTAACCCATTTTTTCAGCCTTCTCATATACCATCAAAAGGCGCGAAGTATAATTTACATTATGACTGGGCAACaaagaattttggttttcttgttCTGGGGGAGCAATAATACCCATCAAAAACTTTGCATACAGATTAAACATCATGGCTGAAGGTACAATATTTAAAGCCTCCTCATAAACCTATACAAGGAAAAGCATCAAATCCGACCATTAgatttatatagtaaaaaaacAAGCCTGCGTTCAGAACATGCATGCATGTCTATTTCAATTTCATAGTAAGGAAAGCATAGATCATAGATGTTTGTTAAGCTATCACAACGCAGGAACAATTAGTCGCAccaaatagaatatttaagtaGTTCAAGGGTTTATACCTGAATTGTTTTTTGCACCTGAGAAAGCACAATTTTTTGTTCACTCATGCCTTGTGTACTTTTAGGACCAACAATTTCAAGTTTTGCAAGCCAGTCCCAATATTCTGGTTCTGTTGAAAAATCTCTCTTCATGTCATTTAGCATCTCCTCACGCTTTTCTTCAGAATGTGCTAGGTCTGTTGCTTCCAATATCTCAAACAACCGCTTTCTCAGGCTAAAACTAGAAGGGAGCGCTTTGACTGCTGCACTATAAATAGTTTCTAAAACGCTCAAACCTTGCTGCCGAAACAAATCTACTTTCATCTTTAACCCTTCATTTTCAACATTTGCTCcatcattattttcttcttcatctttaaGGGACATAAATAAATCCTTGTTTTCTTCTCTCCATTCTTTTTCATCAGCAAGTCTAGTATCACGGACCAGAGTTCCCTCATCCTCCCCAAGTGCAACCTTCCGGGCCTTTAACTTATTAAGGTAAGTAAGTTCCATCCGAAGATACTCTACCCAAAGGTCTTCTGAAGTTGGACAGACTCTCAAACCACTCTGCATGAGAGCACGGGCAGCTGCAACATTTAAGTTATGGTCAAATTCCCAAGCTGCAGCATATATCCAAACTCCTGGGACCTTTGGATGGAACCTAATTACCTGGGCCAATACCTGCACAAGTTTATGACAAAAATATTTCCTCAGAACATGGAATAACCGAAAAGACAAAATTTCAATGACAACATTTCTTTTTCCATCCTTACGGTATCATAAAGCAAAGAGTTATACTTAACTGGGCATAATTGCAGCTAATTGGATAGGCCAATTATTCAAATCCCtcttttttttgctctctaaaTATCATTAGTATTACAATCTCAGTCTATTCCTCCAATCAATCAGCAACCAAATGGGGCATAAAACCCTTGCATTTGCTTCTCTAACACTAAAAcaacaaaatgcaaaataaagttaaaaattgaACCTTTTTATGTCcctctcaattttttcttagcaaccaacaATGCACAAGGAACAATTACTacgataacaacaacaacaaaaccttaATACCAAAACCATTAAGTCATCTATATATCCAATTGTTCATGTGTATTCTTCTCTTCCATTCTACTAGTGTTATATTAGGTTCTCATTACTGCCTAAGAAAATatccccccccacccccccaaaaaaaaaaacacaaaattttaagCTGACCTTCTCATTTTACAATCTAAAGCAACACTTTCCTTCActttctcagtaaccaaacaaagccaaaaaaaaaaaaatcatttaaaaaagaaaaagacttcaCCTTTTTCATTCTTCCATTCCTTTTTAGCCTACAAAACTCAAGGTACCGAAACCACAAATCGATATCGCCTTTAAACCTTGTAACAGCGAGGCGAAAAATCTCGACGATCCTAGTGACGCCGGCGAAGTCCGAATGGTACTGCTTCATCTTCATGTTTCCCTTTTCTTTAAGCTCACGCGCCACCGACTTCTTCCTGAGTCGGCGGAGCAAGTCGAGCTGAGTCTCGTACTCGATGTAAGCCAGATAGTCCTGCTTGAGCGGGCTAGGCCGTTTCAGGCGGTACTCGTACTTGCGGCGCTGCTTGACGATCTCGGCGATCTCTCGGCGCGTGAAGAGGCCGCGCCGCTCGAAGTCGTCGAGCTCGTTCACCATTCGCTCCAGCCGGTATTGCACCACGTCAGCCATTGTTGTTTCAAAAAATCTGTTTGTGAGTTAACGAATTGAGAAGAGAAGGAATCGAAAACCTAACAATGTATTGTGTGGCAAAGGATTTGAAAAACCCTGAAATTGGTTTTGAGGATAGTATGAATGAATATGAAACCCTaaactttgtgtgtgtgtatgtgtgtgtgtgtgtatgtgtgtgtgagagagagagagagaggggtggCACCGTTGTGGTACGTTGGACTAGCtagggttttgggttttagtttgtgtgtgtgtgtgtgtgtgtgtgtgtgtgttgggggtggggtgggggggggaaTTTTAACAAAAACTATAGATTTTTTGCAATcaacaaatattaaattatagattcaatttaacaaaaatagtaataataataattctaagaaaaaatattaaataatactaaatgaaaaatgaaattacagAATAAATACCCTATTGATTGGTTTAGTAGAATTAAATCCTCTCTTTATACGTGTAAGATATCATTTCAAGTCTGACGtatcaaaagtgtttttgtttaagtaatcaaaaaaaaaaaaaaaaaatcaaatcattgtgtgttgtttttattgtttaggTTTGATAAGTCAaccttaacaaataaaataatatttatatatcaaGTACAGGATATTATTGTTTTGCCCTTATTTCTTATAACACCCCCTTAAGTTAGAGAGTATATATCATACAATCCTAGCTTGTTACATAATAAACCCAATCGAGTCTTACATAAACCTTTGGTGAACATATCACCGATCTGGACTCTTGTAGAAATATATGGAGTAGCAATTACACCATCTTCTACTTTCTCCTAAGTAATATGATAATCTACTTCAATATGCTTGGTTCGCTCATGGAACACAGGATTGGAGGCAATGTAAATTGTTGCTTGATTATCACAATGCATAGTCATAGGCAacttcataacaaatcttaattcCTCAAATAAATGCTTAATCCACATAAGCTCACATGATGTGTGTGTCATGGCTCTATACTCAGCCTCTACACTAGACCTAGCAACAatagtttgtttcttacttctcCAAGTAATCATATTTCTTCCCAGAAAAGTGCAATACCCAGTAATGGATTTTCTATCTGACGGTGATCTAGCCCAATCAACATCGGTGTAGGCTTCTACTTGTAGGTGATCATTAGCTTTATACAAAAGACCACGACATGGATGTGATTTAAGATACCTCATAATCCGAATAACTGCCTCCCAATGTGGAAGGTGAGGATCTTTCATAAACGGGCTCAAGACACTAACTGCAAATGATATATCTGAGCGAGTAATTGTGAGATAATTCAGTTTACCAACTAGACGACAATATCTCTCAGGATTAGATAACAGCTCCCTTTGATCTTCATACAATTTGACATTAGGATCCATAGGAATCTCCACTGATTTAGATCCTAACAAACCAGTTTCTTTCAAAATATCCAACACATACTTCCTTTGTGATAAACCGATACTTTCTTTAGATCGTGCTACCTCAATACTCAAGAAATAACAAAGTTTACCCAGATCCTTAGTTCGAAAGGAGTTTTGAAGGTATCTTATCAAACCATCAATACCCTATTTGTCATATCTAGTTATTATAATATCATTAACATATACTATCAACAAAATCTTTCCTCTATCAGAGGTATAAGAAAACACAAAGTGATAAGAGTGGCAACATCACAATCCAAATTTTAACACTACTTCATTGCATTTACCGAACCAAGCTCTGGGAGATTGTTTAAGACCATAGATGGCCTTATGCAACCTACACACTTTTCCAGACTCCCCTTGAGCAACAAACCCAGGTGGTTGCTCCATATACACCTCTTCCTTCAAATCGCCATTCAAGAATGCATTTTTAACATCTAACTAAAATAATGGATAGCCCAAATTAGTAGCCAAGGAGATCAAAATCCAGATAGAAGAAATTTTAGCAATAGGTGAGAATGTCTTGGCATAGTCAACACCGTATATCTGGGTATACCCTTTGGCAACAAAGCGAGCCTTCAAACGCTTAATAGAACCATCAAGCAAATACTTCATAGTATACACCCAACGACAACCAATAGTAGTTTTCCCTGGAGGACGAGTAACTAAAGACCAAGTAGCATTTTTAGACAGGCCAGACATTTCTACCTCTATAGCAGACTTCTAACTAGAGATGGACATAGCCTCCTGGACAAACTTAGGAACAATAGTAGAATTCAAGGATGTGGCAAAGGCATGAAGAGATGAAGACAAGTGACCATAAGAGACAAACTGAAAGATAGGGTGAGAGGTACAAGAACGCTTACCTTTGTGCAAAGCAATTGGAAGAGAGGTAGGATCAAGAGTTGATTCACTAGGCGGGGTAGAAGTCTCTGTTAGAGGTTTCTACTAACGACAATATATCTGAGTGGTTTTTGAGGAGATTCAATAGGAGACACAGGTGGTAGGATAGTAAGACAAGGAGGAGACTTTTCACTAGCAACCGAAGGAGAGAAATAGGACTGAGATTAATCAAATGTGACATCAGCACTAATGAAACGACGCCGAAGAGTAGGTGAGTAGCATTGGTATCCCTTTTGAGTACGAGAATTcccaagaaaaacacatttaatgGATCTAGGATCGAGTTTGTCACTCCTTGGACCTAAGATATGAACATAGCACACATAACCAAAGATCTTAGGAGGTAGATGAAACAATGGTGCATCAGGAGAGAGCACAGTATAAGGGATCTGACCACCTAAAACAGTGGAAGGCATATGATTAATTAGGTGACAGGCAGTGAGAATAACATCACTCCAATAGGATTTGGGAACATGCATATGAAACTTAAGGCACGAGTGACCTTTAACAAATGACGCATTTTGCGTCCAGCAATACCATTTTGTTATGGAGTATGGGGGCATGAAGATTGGTGAATTATATCATGATCATCAAAAAATTGAGACCAAGATGTATGAAAATATTCACGAGCATTATCAGACTGAAAAATACGAAGTAAAGCATTACATTGAGTCTTTATTTccatataaaatgatttgaaaattgAGTACAATTCAGACCGTTCTTTCATAAgataagggataattacacataaaccacctgtggtttgggcgaaaatcactttgcctacccgtggtttgaaaagtatcacttaacccacctgaggtgtgtttccgtcactctccgtaaccc contains:
- the LOC126727075 gene encoding uncharacterized protein LOC126727075, which encodes MADVVQYRLERMVNELDDFERRGLFTRREIAEIVKQRRKYEYRLKRPSPLKQDYLAYIEYETQLDLLRRLRKKSVARELKEKGNMKMKQYHSDFAGVTRIVEIFRLAVTRFKGDIDLWFRYLEFCRLKRNGRMKKVLAQVIRFHPKVPGVWIYAAAWEFDHNLNVAAARALMQSGLRVCPTSEDLWVEYLRMELTYLNKLKARKVALGEDEGTLVRDTRLADEKEWREENKDLFMSLKDEEENNDGANVENEGLKMKVDLFRQQGLSVLETIYSAAVKALPSSFSLRKRLFEILEATDLAHSEEKREEMLNDMKRDFSTEPEYWDWLAKLEIVGPKSTQGMSEQKIVLSQVQKTIQVYEEALNIVPSAMMFNLYAKFLMGIIAPPEQENQNSLLPSHNVNYTSRLLMVYEKAEKMGYITEDLACQHISFYLQLGQLDEARKLAEKLCSGKLSDSAQLWLLRVSIEIRCIMKDSSSPSKADLQSIFELLTKILPKVSISKAESLWLMALKFFANQKRFFDKLVEISLASLARDGGSENGFSLSSAIVNFVLQKDGVQHAREMYKQFLALPHPGIAIYKNCIELESNLSSVGDKDGIVNARKLYESALATYGQNVSLWQDYYSMEAKMGTSETATAVHWRARKTLKDSTALIAPLNL